Proteins encoded by one window of uncultured Ilyobacter sp.:
- a CDS encoding DctP family TRAP transporter solute-binding subunit, translating into MIKKISLFMLIVILTLSLFGCSDSGSANNEASSGKPVTWRITHEEVVGSVQDVYANKFKELIEEKSAGKIKVEVYPVGQLGDGVTQVELLQDGGVDFAINNPGAVATIIPENQVFSLQFLLSDDMNVNQKVMTEGAAKDELNNIYLKKGIKVLDWFTEGFQMWTGNKPLTSIDDFKGFKIRTMASPMISAGYEAYGANPTPIPYMEVYSSLQLNMIDGQVNPIFAIEEMKFYEVQKYLMMSKQNTFVGTFCVNPDFWDTLGDSDKEMVESIVPELNKYIFEVQENLNTERLEKIKEINDIKIVDLSDGERASFKEASIPVRDVYVNEVGEKGKKILDLLIKDVEKFENEK; encoded by the coding sequence ATGATAAAAAAAATATCTTTGTTTATGTTAATTGTGATATTAACTCTTTCACTTTTTGGGTGCAGTGATAGTGGTTCTGCAAATAATGAGGCTTCTTCAGGTAAGCCAGTTACTTGGAGGATAACACATGAAGAAGTAGTTGGTAGCGTACAAGATGTCTATGCGAATAAATTTAAAGAGCTTATTGAAGAAAAATCAGCCGGAAAAATTAAAGTAGAGGTCTATCCAGTGGGGCAATTAGGAGACGGTGTTACTCAAGTTGAGCTCCTTCAAGATGGAGGTGTAGACTTTGCTATCAATAATCCTGGTGCAGTGGCAACAATAATTCCAGAAAATCAAGTATTTTCACTACAGTTTCTTTTATCTGATGATATGAATGTAAATCAAAAGGTAATGACAGAGGGTGCAGCTAAAGATGAACTCAATAATATTTATTTAAAGAAGGGCATTAAAGTATTAGATTGGTTTACAGAGGGATTTCAAATGTGGACTGGGAATAAACCTTTAACAAGTATTGATGATTTTAAAGGTTTTAAAATAAGAACCATGGCGTCTCCTATGATATCAGCAGGATATGAAGCATATGGTGCTAATCCTACACCAATACCTTATATGGAGGTTTATAGTAGCTTACAATTAAATATGATTGATGGACAAGTTAATCCTATCTTTGCTATAGAGGAAATGAAGTTTTATGAAGTGCAAAAATATTTAATGATGTCTAAACAAAACACTTTTGTTGGTACTTTTTGTGTGAATCCTGATTTTTGGGATACATTAGGGGATTCTGATAAAGAAATGGTTGAGAGCATAGTACCAGAACTAAACAAATATATTTTTGAAGTTCAAGAGAATTTAAATACAGAAAGATTAGAAAAAATTAAAGAGATAAACGATATAAAAATTGTTGATCTTTCAGATGGAGAAAGGGCTTCTTTTAAAGAAGCAAGCATACCAGTTAGAGATGTTTATGTAAATGAGGTAGGAGAAAAAGGTAAAAAAATATTAGATTTATTGATTAAGGATGTAGAGAAATTTGAAAATGAGAAATAA
- a CDS encoding aspartate/glutamate racemase family protein, protein MKDFLYGEIAKVGLIYPCGGWIMEPEFYEMSPMGVSTYTTRVLLDDVNENELSKLGDRTINATKLLCKAPVDIIALGCTSGSFIGGAKYDEELIKKMEKASGGVPCTTTSSAVVAALRNLNVKKVALATPYTNDVNMRAKIYLEEYGFKVTNICGLGLINDSEIDRQKLEVIYKLAKDANTDDAEAVAILCTGIRSIPILEALEKDLGKPVISAVQATFWHCLCMTGIKEKISGYGSLLESI, encoded by the coding sequence ATGAAAGATTTTTTATACGGAGAAATAGCAAAAGTAGGACTTATTTATCCCTGTGGCGGATGGATAATGGAGCCGGAGTTTTATGAGATGTCTCCAATGGGAGTATCTACATATACAACAAGAGTTTTATTAGATGATGTTAATGAAAATGAATTATCTAAACTAGGTGACAGGACAATCAATGCTACTAAATTATTATGTAAAGCACCAGTGGATATAATTGCATTAGGATGTACTAGTGGTAGCTTCATAGGTGGGGCTAAGTATGATGAGGAATTGATAAAAAAAATGGAAAAAGCTTCAGGGGGAGTACCTTGTACAACTACATCTTCAGCTGTTGTTGCGGCATTAAGAAATCTAAATGTAAAAAAAGTGGCATTAGCAACTCCATATACTAATGATGTAAATATGCGAGCTAAAATATATTTAGAAGAATATGGATTTAAGGTTACAAATATTTGTGGGTTAGGGTTAATAAACGATTCTGAGATTGATAGACAAAAATTGGAAGTTATTTACAAATTAGCTAAAGATGCAAATACTGACGATGCAGAGGCAGTGGCTATATTATGTACAGGTATTAGAAGTATACCTATTTTAGAAGCTTTAGAAAAAGATTTAGGTAAGCCAGTTATATCTGCTGTCCAGGCTACATTTTGGCATTGTCTTTGTATGACAGGAATTAAGGAAAAGATATCTGGTTATGGAAGTTTATTAGAAAGTATTTAA
- a CDS encoding GntR family transcriptional regulator, with the protein MIIKSKFFHENLSDKVVEFIKQKIFTGEYKKGHHILEQEIANELNISRAPVREGIKLLQNQELIKFIPRKGNYVNEFTTEDIKEIYDIRLLIETSVFEILINEKKLTEEDFQNLIKIIDEMVELAKKEGELSTKIMNLNKKDMEFHRYIWNKSGSKRRIRILSTLYTQLQLVMIIDTKLAGNLENTAKEHYAIIKYLRQGDLDSCIKAFEDHILIYRNKNNQ; encoded by the coding sequence ATGATAATCAAAAGTAAATTTTTTCATGAAAATCTCAGTGATAAAGTTGTAGAGTTTATTAAACAAAAAATTTTTACAGGTGAGTATAAGAAAGGACACCATATTTTAGAACAGGAAATAGCTAATGAATTAAATATAAGTAGAGCACCAGTGAGGGAAGGAATAAAATTACTGCAAAATCAAGAATTAATTAAATTTATACCAAGAAAAGGTAATTATGTAAATGAATTTACGACGGAAGATATAAAAGAAATTTATGACATAAGGTTATTAATAGAGACTAGCGTTTTTGAAATATTAATTAATGAAAAAAAATTAACAGAAGAGGATTTTCAAAACCTAATAAAAATTATTGATGAAATGGTTGAATTAGCTAAAAAAGAAGGTGAATTATCAACAAAAATCATGAATTTAAATAAAAAAGACATGGAATTTCATAGATATATTTGGAATAAATCTGGAAGCAAAAGGAGAATAAGGATTTTATCAACTTTATATACTCAGTTACAACTAGTTATGATTATAGATACAAAATTAGCAGGAAATCTAGAAAATACTGCAAAAGAGCATTATGCAATAATAAAATATTTAAGACAAGGGGATTTAGATAGCTGTATAAAAGCCTTTGAAGATCATATATTAATATACAGAAATAAAAATAATCAATAG
- a CDS encoding PLP-dependent aspartate aminotransferase family protein, with protein sequence MKINTDLLHAQQKHDPVTGSHVSPLYQTSTFVLPNFDEAVRLNQNIDQGFVYSRFGNPTVDEFERKVAHLEHAEAAVASASGLGAITLAVMSLVKTGDHVIFGDVIYGCTFALFTKILPSLGVAYTIVDTTNPEAIEAAIKPNTVLVYVETPANPTLKISDIEAVSKVTKKHEDVKLVVDSTFASPYLQNPIVLGADMVVHSATKYLCGHGTVTAGVLAGSKELIDRAKMPYLQCFGSVLDPFAAWTIMQGMKTLGVRMEKHCSNAMKVAEFLDNHPMVDKVYYPGLPSHESHETAKKQMKDFGAMMSVDIKGGIDSCRTVMNSVKVFSLATSLGNVDSLIQHSPTMSHFDMTLEERCKVNIFDGQVRISVGIEDVEDLIEDLDQALKSIK encoded by the coding sequence ATGAAAATTAATACAGATTTACTTCATGCACAACAAAAACATGACCCGGTAACAGGTTCTCATGTGAGTCCGTTATATCAAACTTCTACATTTGTACTTCCAAATTTTGACGAAGCTGTAAGATTAAATCAGAATATTGATCAAGGATTTGTATATAGTAGATTTGGAAACCCAACAGTTGACGAATTTGAAAGAAAGGTGGCTCATTTAGAACATGCAGAAGCGGCCGTAGCATCTGCTTCAGGTTTAGGAGCGATAACACTAGCCGTAATGTCATTAGTAAAGACCGGAGATCATGTTATTTTTGGTGATGTTATTTATGGATGTACATTTGCCTTATTTACAAAAATATTACCATCTCTTGGTGTCGCATATACTATTGTAGATACAACAAACCCTGAGGCTATAGAAGCAGCAATTAAGCCTAATACCGTACTTGTATATGTAGAAACACCAGCAAATCCAACTCTTAAAATAAGTGATATAGAAGCTGTTTCAAAAGTAACGAAAAAACATGAAGACGTAAAGCTTGTTGTGGATAGTACATTTGCATCGCCATATCTACAAAATCCAATTGTTTTAGGTGCTGATATGGTTGTACACAGTGCAACAAAATATCTTTGTGGACATGGAACGGTAACTGCAGGAGTTCTTGCAGGAAGTAAAGAATTAATTGATAGAGCTAAAATGCCGTATCTTCAGTGTTTTGGATCTGTTTTGGATCCATTTGCAGCATGGACAATTATGCAAGGGATGAAAACGTTGGGTGTTAGAATGGAAAAACATTGCTCTAATGCAATGAAAGTTGCTGAATTCCTTGATAATCACCCAATGGTGGACAAGGTATACTATCCAGGTTTACCGTCCCATGAAAGTCATGAGACTGCTAAAAAACAAATGAAAGATTTTGGAGCAATGATGAGTGTTGATATAAAAGGTGGAATTGATTCATGTAGAACCGTAATGAATTCAGTAAAAGTATTTAGTCTTGCAACAAGTCTTGGAAATGTAGATTCATTAATTCAACATTCTCCAACTATGAGTCACTTTGACATGACTCTAGAAGAAAGATGCAAAGTTAATATCTTTGATGGTCAAGTACGAATTTCAGTAGGAATTGAAGATGTTGAAGATTTAATAGAAGATTTGGATCAAGCACTTAAATCTATTAAATAA
- a CDS encoding class I SAM-dependent RNA methyltransferase: protein MTLIASAAMGIESIVAQEVKDLGFKNVQTFNGRVEFDGKIDDIPKANIWLRCADRVFLKMGEFEAFTFEQLFENVKKLNWDEILPEKGEFPVSWVSSVNSKLYSKSDIQRITKKAIVEKMKEKYKKDYFSEDGAVYKIKVQGNKDKFIVMMDTSGEGLHKRGYRAEINQAPMKETLAAALVKISRWKGGELSLLDPMCGTGTIPIEAAMIARNIAPGSNRKFVSEEWDIIEKNRWIDVRDEAYSCEDHDKEVRIYGSDIDEEAIETAKRNSVLAGIEDDILFEKKHLLEIESPSEYGSIITNPPYGERLLDDKSVNKLYGILGDVCRMRFPKWSYYVITSYEQFERAFEKKSTKNRKLYNGGIKCYLYQYFGARPPKKNI, encoded by the coding sequence ATAACCTTGATAGCATCAGCTGCAATGGGAATAGAAAGTATAGTGGCCCAGGAAGTAAAAGATCTTGGATTTAAGAATGTACAAACCTTTAATGGGAGAGTTGAATTTGATGGCAAAATAGATGATATTCCAAAGGCAAATATATGGCTGAGATGTGCAGACAGGGTATTTTTAAAAATGGGAGAATTCGAGGCATTTACTTTTGAACAGCTTTTTGAGAATGTAAAAAAACTCAACTGGGATGAGATTTTACCAGAAAAGGGAGAATTTCCTGTGAGCTGGGTAAGTTCCGTTAACAGCAAGCTTTATTCAAAATCGGATATTCAGAGGATAACTAAAAAAGCTATAGTGGAAAAAATGAAAGAAAAATATAAAAAAGATTATTTTAGCGAAGATGGAGCAGTTTATAAAATAAAGGTACAGGGAAATAAAGACAAATTCATAGTCATGATGGACACAAGCGGCGAGGGCCTCCATAAGAGAGGATATAGAGCGGAGATAAATCAAGCTCCTATGAAAGAAACCCTTGCAGCTGCCCTTGTAAAGATATCTAGATGGAAGGGTGGAGAACTCTCTCTTTTAGACCCCATGTGTGGGACAGGTACAATTCCTATAGAGGCGGCAATGATAGCGAGAAATATAGCGCCAGGATCAAATAGAAAATTTGTTTCGGAAGAGTGGGATATTATTGAAAAAAACAGATGGATAGATGTAAGGGACGAAGCCTACTCGTGTGAAGATCACGATAAGGAAGTGAGGATATATGGATCGGATATAGATGAAGAGGCCATAGAAACGGCTAAAAGGAATTCAGTTTTGGCAGGTATAGAGGATGATATTTTATTTGAAAAAAAACACCTTTTAGAAATTGAATCACCTTCAGAATACGGATCAATAATAACAAATCCCCCTTATGGGGAGAGACTTCTAGATGACAAATCAGTAAATAAACTGTATGGAATACTAGGGGATGTATGCAGAATGAGGTTTCCTAAATGGTCATATTATGTAATAACTTCCTATGAACAATTTGAGAGAGCTTTTGAGAAGAAATCCACAAAAAATAGAAAACTTTATAATGGTGGAATAAAATGTTATTTATATCAGTATTTTGGAGCTAGACCCCCTAAAAAAAACATTTAA
- a CDS encoding ParA family protein — translation MKVISILNQKGGVAKTTSAQNISFGLKKLGKKVLLIDFDPQGNLTSGVGIDKRGLEYTIYDLMKDRAFGLQNLGLSDVMINKEGVDVLPTNIKMSKVNLELGGVPGRENLLKEILKEVYGYDYVIIDCPPSLDNLTFNALIASQKVYIPVQTEFYALEGIVELMDTIDLITQRMNEELEIGGVFATMVDGRIKLHNEVIDQLKEFFGERMFNTTIRRNVKVTEASSYGASIFDYASRSNGAKDYLGLCKEILKREES, via the coding sequence ATGAAGGTTATTTCGATTTTAAACCAAAAAGGTGGAGTAGCAAAAACAACTTCGGCTCAGAACATAAGCTTCGGGCTCAAGAAATTAGGGAAAAAAGTACTTCTAATTGATTTTGATCCTCAGGGAAACTTGACCTCGGGGGTGGGAATTGATAAAAGAGGACTTGAATACACCATTTATGATCTGATGAAAGACAGGGCATTTGGACTACAGAATTTAGGTTTAAGCGATGTAATGATTAACAAAGAAGGGGTAGATGTACTTCCGACAAACATCAAAATGTCCAAAGTTAACTTAGAGCTAGGCGGAGTTCCAGGAAGAGAAAATCTACTTAAGGAGATACTAAAAGAGGTCTATGGGTATGACTATGTTATCATTGATTGCCCTCCGAGTCTTGACAACCTTACATTCAATGCTCTTATTGCATCTCAAAAAGTGTATATACCGGTTCAAACTGAATTTTATGCATTAGAAGGAATTGTGGAGCTCATGGACACCATAGATCTAATCACTCAAAGAATGAACGAAGAACTAGAAATAGGTGGAGTATTCGCAACAATGGTAGATGGTAGAATAAAACTTCATAACGAGGTTATTGACCAACTAAAGGAATTTTTTGGTGAAAGAATGTTTAATACAACAATTAGAAGAAATGTGAAAGTAACAGAGGCTTCTTCCTATGGAGCAAGCATATTTGACTATGCATCTAGAAGTAATGGTGCAAAAGACTACCTTGGTCTATGTAAGGAAATTCTTAAAAGAGAGGAAAGTTAG
- a CDS encoding ParB N-terminal domain-containing protein, which yields MHLEVMVQKTTLVYVRKFLKERKVSMVANRLGNNPLLNREKKKENFEEKKEQIIKQYGRLVHMQPKLIEEIDFEDVTFINRLALTSEDLELEELKESISKIGLLNIIYLQEREKGKYRLVSGLRRARAISEIYSDGGSVKGKDRVVIFDKETPYELLDSVSVDENIQRKNLSILEQSYKFNREAAKKDKKIEEILKEYHISKKTFYRIKNAITYPKEITEIIEDLGADKAEILNKLVIILRDKRDAAQVVADYKDLNRDELRNLLKEVKKVDKSEKVIIKYSTNGFNFSVKKKVPDEVKKYFEKLKEFIENDDYRFLK from the coding sequence ATGCATCTAGAAGTAATGGTGCAAAAGACTACCTTGGTCTATGTAAGGAAATTCTTAAAAGAGAGGAAAGTTAGTATGGTTGCTAATAGATTGGGGAATAATCCTCTTCTTAACAGGGAGAAAAAAAAAGAAAACTTTGAAGAAAAGAAAGAGCAGATAATAAAACAGTACGGGCGTCTTGTTCATATGCAGCCAAAGCTTATAGAAGAGATAGATTTTGAAGATGTTACTTTTATAAATAGGCTGGCCCTGACATCTGAGGACCTAGAACTAGAAGAGCTAAAAGAGAGTATATCTAAAATAGGACTTCTGAATATCATATACCTACAGGAAAGAGAAAAAGGCAAATACAGACTTGTAAGCGGACTGAGAAGGGCTAGAGCAATAAGTGAAATATATAGTGATGGAGGTTCGGTAAAAGGCAAGGACAGAGTTGTTATTTTTGATAAAGAAACTCCCTACGAGCTCTTAGATTCTGTATCTGTCGATGAAAATATCCAGAGAAAAAATTTGAGTATTTTAGAGCAGTCTTATAAATTTAATAGAGAAGCCGCTAAAAAAGACAAAAAAATAGAAGAAATTTTAAAAGAATACCATATAAGCAAAAAGACTTTTTACAGAATAAAAAACGCAATAACTTATCCAAAAGAAATTACTGAAATAATAGAGGATTTGGGAGCCGATAAGGCTGAAATTTTAAATAAGCTGGTAATTATTTTAAGAGATAAGAGGGATGCTGCCCAGGTAGTTGCCGACTATAAAGATCTAAACAGAGATGAGCTTAGAAACCTCTTAAAAGAGGTCAAAAAGGTCGATAAATCTGAGAAGGTTATAATTAAGTACAGTACCAACGGTTTTAATTTTTCTGTAAAGAAAAAAGTTCCTGATGAAGTTAAAAAGTATTTTGAAAAACTGAAAGAATTTATAGAAAATGACGACTATAGATTTTTAAAGTAA